From Thermomonas sp. XSG, one genomic window encodes:
- a CDS encoding DMT family transporter encodes MPDPHPRRAIWLMLASVALFSLMDAGLKTLAAHYPPFQVAALRGLSSLPLVLAWALATAGPRALLRVRWPLHLLRGLLGIAMMASFVYALKTLPLSTAYSIFFVAPLLITALSVPFLRERVGPRRWIAIAIGLLGVLVVLRPTGQGMLTLAGGAVLLAAFGYAVSAITVRVLARTDSTQAITFWLLALMALGAGALAAPGWVALRGEHLWIVAAIGVAGALGQYAITEAFRVGEASLIAPLEYTALVWGVGLDLLLWGVLPDAVTWAGAGIIIASGLYLLRRERVHVEAEHP; translated from the coding sequence ATGCCTGACCCGCACCCACGCCGCGCCATCTGGCTGATGCTGGCCTCGGTGGCGCTGTTCTCGCTGATGGATGCGGGGCTGAAAACGCTGGCTGCGCACTACCCGCCGTTCCAGGTGGCGGCACTGCGTGGCCTGTCCTCGCTGCCGCTGGTGCTGGCTTGGGCGCTGGCCACCGCCGGCCCGCGCGCGCTGCTGCGGGTGCGCTGGCCGCTGCATCTGCTGCGCGGCCTGCTGGGCATCGCGATGATGGCCAGCTTCGTCTACGCGCTGAAGACGCTGCCGCTGTCCACCGCATATTCGATCTTCTTCGTCGCCCCGCTGCTGATCACTGCGCTGTCGGTGCCGTTCCTGCGCGAGCGGGTGGGGCCACGGCGCTGGATCGCCATCGCCATCGGCCTGCTCGGCGTGCTGGTGGTGCTGCGGCCGACCGGGCAGGGCATGCTTACCTTGGCCGGTGGCGCGGTGCTGCTGGCCGCCTTCGGCTATGCGGTGTCGGCGATCACCGTGCGGGTGCTGGCGCGTACCGACAGCACCCAGGCGATCACCTTCTGGCTGCTGGCGTTGATGGCGCTGGGCGCGGGCGCGCTGGCGGCGCCGGGCTGGGTTGCGCTGCGCGGCGAACACCTGTGGATCGTCGCCGCGATCGGCGTGGCCGGCGCGCTGGGCCAGTACGCGATCACCGAGGCGTTCCGGGTGGGCGAAGCGTCGTTGATCGCGCCGCTGGAATACACCGCGCTGGTCTGGGGCGTGGGCCTGGACCTGCTGCTCTGGGGTGTGCTGCCGGACGCCGTCACCTGGGCCGGTGCGGGCATCATCATCGCCAGCGGGCTGTACCTGTTGCGCCGCGAGCGGGTGCACGTGGAGGCCGAGCACCCCTGA
- a CDS encoding YajQ family cyclic di-GMP-binding protein produces the protein MPSFDIVSIVDTHELTNAVDQASRELTTRFDFKGVDAKFALDDNVISQSAPSDFQLQQMTDILRARLTARKIDVRCLEFGDIETNLAGARQKVTVKQGIERELAKKIQGALKDAKLKVDSQINGDKLRVTGKKRDDLQAAMALLRGQEFELPLQFDNFRD, from the coding sequence ATGCCTTCCTTCGACATCGTCTCCATCGTTGACACCCACGAACTCACCAACGCGGTGGACCAGGCCAGCCGCGAGCTGACCACGCGCTTCGACTTCAAGGGCGTGGACGCCAAGTTCGCGCTCGACGACAACGTCATCAGCCAGTCCGCGCCCAGCGATTTCCAGCTGCAGCAGATGACCGACATCCTGCGCGCGCGACTCACCGCGCGGAAGATCGACGTGCGCTGTCTCGAGTTTGGCGACATCGAGACCAACCTGGCCGGCGCGCGCCAGAAGGTGACCGTGAAGCAGGGCATCGAGCGCGAGCTGGCCAAGAAGATCCAGGGTGCGCTCAAGGACGCCAAGCTGAAGGTCGATTCGCAGATCAACGGCGACAAGCTGCGCGTCACCGGCAAGAAGCGCGACGACCTGCAGGCGGCGATGGCGCTGCTGCGCGGGCAGGAATTCGAGCTGCCGCTGCAGTTCGACAATTTCCGCGACTGA